From the genome of Phalacrocorax carbo chromosome 5, bPhaCar2.1, whole genome shotgun sequence:
AATGGTACCATTAGAGATGCCTTATGAACTTAGGCTTACTATTTCCAAATACAAAAACTTGTAAAATTAGCATTTCCTTACCCGAtatatttctgcagctttcaggGGCAGCAAAACGCACGGGTTTCAAGCCATGACGCATTAATAGCTTGTTTAAGTTTTCCCATTCTCCCTTCTCCTGCTGCAtctgggagaaggggaagaagagacagaaaccTGAGTCCTCAAGATCAGCTGGCGGTCTCCGGTCCTTCTGGTGGTGCAGGCAGCGGGGGACACCAAATGCCCCCAAACGAAAACAAACCAGCCCCAAGCCCCAAGAGCCGCAGCTGCTATAGGAGGACTTGTAAGGCTTTGCGACAGGATCCGCAAAAAACATTAGGAATAAGTGTGCTTAACGACATACAGAATAGTCAGCTTTCCCGATAACGGCTGGAAGgagaaatatgtaaaatttggctttttaaagCACCCGGGCAGCCGGCCCTGGGGTCGCTGCAAGGCGGTGGGCGTGCAGCCCGACAGAAGCCCAGGGGACGCGGGTGCCGGCGCGGGGGGTTgcggtttgtttgttttctttttgttccgGCTTTAACTACCAAGCACCAGCAACAGCCGCCTCACGTCCACCGCGGTACCTCTGTCATGGCGAGGGACGGACCGCCGGCGAAGGGGACCCGGCCCGGCGCCGCCACCGGTACGCGAGAGGGCGAAGGGGCCGGTTACCGGTACGCGGAGCctcggcggcgggggggccgcAGCTTCATCGAGGGCTGCCGGCGGCGGGAAGGCGCAGAGCCGGCCGGGAGGGCGGGAAGGAGGGCGGCGGGCCGAGGGTAACGGTGGCGAGGGAaggggcgggcggccgcggggcggcGCTGGCCGCACGCCGCCATTTTGAGGCGCGGGgagtggagggggaggagagcCCGGCGGAGGTAGGAGCGGGtccgggagcggcggggcgtggggctgggctcGCCTCATCGCCCGCCCGCGGGATGTCTGGGCTCTCCTCGGGCGCCTGGGAGCTGTTCTCCCTTCCCGCTTCCACATGCATCGCTTGTCGGGACGGTCGAGGGAGCTCTCCCCAGGCTCCTTGGAgactgaggagaaggaggaagaggaggaagcagtCAGCGGGTCCGACCCGGCGAAGGGTGGGAGATGCCGGGCAGCCGGGCCTGCGGGGCTCTGCGGCCTCAGGCTCGGGTCCTTGGAGAGCAGGGTGCCCCCGCCTGGGGGGGCGGAGGGTCGCGGCCAGCGGCCATCAGCTGTTTGAGGAGGGATTTGGAGAGGTGGCTGTTAGGACTTAATgcgaaaaaaaaccccaaaaccaactcTTTGCTGACCATAAAGGTGGGTGGCGGGGAGAAATTTGCCacctgctgcctggcagggatTAGGTGGGCGTAGAGCGGTAATCCTGCCCCAGTTTTCAAAACAAGTCCTTATGTATAAAGAGGCAAATCTCATTTTGGGGCTGCTGGTTTGATTAACGCAAAATGCTGTGAAACGGGGCAGCCGGTGGCCAGTGCAAAGCTGTTTCCTTGAGTCCGAGGCAGCGGGAGCGCGATATCGACTGTCCCCCAGGAAACACTAAACTGGCCTAGAGTTTGGGTTCAGGtttgatcttaaaaaaaaaaaaaaaaatgtatggcCACATTACCAGATGATTTGATTGGGATTTTTTGGGgtgtctgtttggtttttttctttaaaaaatatatatatatataatctgtGTGTCCTGGGATGTTACCTAACCCTTTCAGCATTGATCCTAAATTATCCGCTGAAGCTCACGCGGCAGGGCTGCGTGCTGCCAGGAGCGATGTGGTCTCTGCGGGTAGGCTGTAGGTGCCACCTCTtctgccatttcttcttgttccCGAGGCCACTTTTTGTGCCGTTTAGCTGGCAGGGACATGCGTGGGTCTGTCCTGAGCCCCGACGCCTGCTCCTTTGACGAGACTGGGAAGGGGGATGCACAGAAATACACCCTGCCTGGCTGCCGCCGTGTGCTGGGGAAGCGAGCCTTCACAGAAATTGGCCTCCTCGGCATTTACTAGGTGGTGTACGCTGCTCGCTGCCGTGAGAATTAAGTCCTTAGATCCTTTCAACGgtttcactgattttaaaacatatttttcagttcatgAACAGAAATGTGTTTAATTACTGACAAAACCACGGACAGTAATATGGTAGTGTACTTGagtgtcttttaaaataaaagcttcagtCAGAGTGAAGgaggtttaatttttaaatgcgCATTCCTCTGTTATGCTGATGAGAGACCCTAGAACTTACAACTTTACTTGTAattcatttttcactgaaaagtaCAATTTACCAAAAATCCACTTCTTTGCACTTACTTAAATTATGCTTGTTGATATGCACAGATAATGCAGACAGCATTTaacaaattaatttgtttagtgaaaaaaaaattaaaaataagtcagCGGTGTTGTAAAACACAGACATTGTCTAAAAATCTCCTAAGTAAAAAACAAGTGATTTATTTGTGGTTTCCATAGACTTGATGACTGAATTGCCGGGTCAAATTGCTAAGGTGATCATTGAAAACTACTACATTGGTTTACTGCTAATGGTAAAACTACGACATGGTTTAGAATTGTCAGTAGGAGTTGGTGAAACTACATGATTTAGAAAAACGAGTAGGTTGAAAGTGTTGCCTGTGCTATTTTACTTTCCCTGAGGTAGCAATAATCGCTAGTTTGTTGCAGCTTGTGACTGAGATGGGCGGCTCTGGATTTGCTTCCCGCTTTGTTCAAAGTTGTTCATTCTAAGCTTTTGCTCACAAGTTAGGCAAGCCATTTTTCCATCAAGTAACTAACAAACTTACGATGTGCTAATAAGGTTAGGATAAATTGCACACACTAATTTTGTAAAAGAATACTTATATCTGCGTTTCTGTCTAAGGGAAAAATTATGTTGTATTTCATCCTATATATGGTAGTGCATGATATTTCGTGGTGCTTTTACCAATGTCCTATATCTTAAgtggagaaaatgaggaaaatttaGGCCTGAACGCTTTTCTGCTgctattctgcttttctttttttcttgctgctaaTTGGACTAAAAGCCGTTTTGGTTACTATGGCATCCCGTGAGGAGATTACTGTCTGTGAAGATGAAGTAAGGTAAAAAATCAGAACCGTGGTATGAGCAGATTTGGAAAGATACCCAGAGTTCCAGTGGTCTCTTATGACTGTAtccaaactttaaaaatcacttaaatGAAAGGATATCTTGCCACATCTCCTCCCCTTGAGTGTTTGTGTGTGGGGAGTTGCGTTTCTGGATGCTGCAGGTAATGTTTATGAGAAGGAATACAGACAAATATCTTAAAACATGATAGCTAAACTGGACATCCTGACTATTTTTTCAAGTTGAAAAGGCTAAAATGCTTTCTCAGAAACCAAtcaaaatattgtattttaacACCTGACAAGAAATCGCAGAACTGTCCAGGAGCATCTGAATTCTAAGTGTAATTATGTAGCCATAATGTCACCTGAAATGGAAGGTTTAGTGGTTAGATGGGTATATGCCTCTCTGTATGGTATTTGTCAAAGTAAGCCTGCTTAACTCTGTTTATATTTTGTGATATTTTGtcatatttaaatgtttgaaaaacatgaaaatataagCAGTTCTGTAAGCCTGTTCTTTCAAgtgtcatttttcatttgtaaaaagCGACTTGGCCTGGAGCAGTAAAGCTTTGAACTATAAAAATCGGTAATTTAACTCTTTCAACGACAATTAATTTACTTTGTTGGTGTTTCCATAGGTCTCGGTACAGCCACTTAGAGAAGATGACAGATTTGGTGGCTGTTTGGGAAGTAGCTTTAAGTGATGGTGTTCATAAGATTGAGTTTGAACATGGGACGACTTCAGGAAAACGTGTTGTCTATGTTGATGGAAAGGTGAAATTGCTATGTGCTCAGAATTTGCTATGATACAAATTGTATAAGTGTTCTTCCATTGAACAGGCAtcagaacaaacaaaagactAATAAATGCAAGTGAGGTACATTCAGTTGGTTAACTTTACCTAATTTACTGAACTGaatcattctttttttgttttcagttacaaTTAAGGTGTGAGTAATCACAAAGTGCTTTGCTGTCCTTGGGCAGAGGCACTCCAGACATATAAAATATCGTGTACTTGTTCCTTCTGAAATGATAGTTAAGTAGTAAGCTGTTTCCCCAAGTTCTAGTTCAAATTTTTTTATCCTAAGACACGTATTCAGGTTTATCAGTTAATACCcattgtctttgttttttttctacaggAAGAGATAAGAAAAGAATGGATGTTTAAATTAGTGGGTAAAGAAACATTCACTGTTGGAGCAGCCAAAACAAAAGCTTCTATTAACATTGATGCTGTCAGTGGTTTTGCATATGAATATACTTTGGAGATCAATGGGAAGAGCCTGAAGAAGTATATGGAGAACAGGTCAAAAACAACCAATACGTGGGTGCTGAGCTTGGGTGGTACGGACTATAGAGTTGTTCTAGGTAAGTAAACACTGAGTGACTTCATGTTGCTGCCTTTGAGTAAACTTGTATACATTTAATTACTGGTAATCAAGAGAAAGCACAGTTCAGTGGCTAGCACTGTTGCAGTGTAAAATCCTGAGTGGCCTGCAAGTTTGGAATCAGATGCCAAAGCCTGAAAAAATAATGGCCTTATTACACCTGTGTGAGCCTGCTGTCAGTGTTCTGTCCTACAACAGTGTGgcctagatttaaaaaaaggaaacataaaaaaGGTTGGAAGGAGTTATGGCTTCTGTATCCACAGAGCTGCCATAGCAAGGCAATTCTCCAGGTGAAGCGTGTTACAGAAGTGTTACCTGCGATGTGATCACACCCACTGCGTGTGTAAGTAAGTTTGTTAACCAGCTAAACAGGCTTTCCTTCCAAAAATCATAAGCCAAAGTTAGAGTCTTTAACGGAAGAAATGCAACAATGTTATTCTACATTCTTGATAGATTAATCAGCATCCTTTTTTCTGCATCACTTCTTAACTACaaatttaatctgaaaactTCGGATGATGTTTCTTCGCTTTCTTAACAGCAAGGCAATACACTTCTCTTCTGCCCCTTTTCCAAATACATTACAAGCAGATGGCAGGAAGGGATCCCCTGAGGAATCTGTCTGAGGCATCTAGTGGGAAAGCTTTCACTTAGGTCTTGCTGTATGGTTAGACCTGGTGACAAGAGACCTTGGGCTGTGATTTCTTCTTAAGCCTCAGGACAGAATGAATTGCCCTAAGATGAAGAGAGCAATTTTAATGCCAGAAACAGATTAGTCTCCTCACAGACTTTTAACCTCCCTGTGCTTATTTAAAAGGCAAGCAGTGTTCAGCTCCCTACTGATGCCCTGTAGGTGACAGTGTCAGTAATGTGAATTCCAGAGCAAAGTACTTGAAGGAGGATGTGCTGGGAGAAGTAAAAGAATGTTCTGcttcaaacaaagaaaactccAAGATTTGTATTTAAAGTGGTCCTTGGGCCTTCAAGGAGATTTTAAGACAAGCAGTTTGATGGATGTTAAATAATACTGCTTTTGAATTAAACAAACCTGGAAAAAATGTTAGAGCTTCATTGAAACAGTACTCAAATAACTAGCAGAAATTAGTTCATTTTTCTGTCTCCAAGATTTTCAGTTTAAGAATGATTTTCAGTTTAATGTCTCTGATAATATTCAGAACAACCCAGTGTTAATAGCCAGGGCTAGGGAGAGgtaaaaatgtatgtatgttCATAGCAACAGTTGTTTGCCCATTGATTATGGACCCTCCCATCTCTctaatataaggaaaaaaccctctagCCCAGGTACTATGGCTAATTAGGAACAACTTTTGGGATTGAAAGTAAAATTCaacagtaaattttaaaaatcctatgTTTTCCTGCCTGTAGGGGCAGGGGGGGGATCTTGTTCTTTCtacttcttgtttttttttttttgtttttctttcacagaaaaggaCACTATGGATGTGTGGTGTAACGGTCAAAAAATGGAAACAGCGGTACGTGATCATTTCTAAAGGCTTTTCACGGGCTATGGCTAGATAACCAAAGCTTTGCAAAAGAAGCCACAGAGGGCAGGCTACCTCACTTCACCACAGAGTACGAGCACGTGCCTAGAGAGCTGTACACTATTAGTCTGTTCCAAATGTCCTTCACTGTATTTTACAGCTGACAGTATTTCAGTTAGGATGCCAAGCATCTGTCTATTTAAGGATaaacagtgcttttatttaCACTTTTTAGACAAAATAAATCTCCTGGGTTGGTTGTCCTGGATTTTTAGGGACAAAATTTTCAGGGGAGTGAGAGGGACTTGAGTGTGATGCAGAGGGCAGAGCCACCTCATCCAAACCTGCTTGTGTTAGTGGTGACTGAAAGTTGAAGACATGTGGTCTCTTATGACTCACAGTTTTTTTCCATCTAGAGATGGTCCCTAACACATAGGGCTGAGGTGCCTCGTTGGAACTAATCAAATCTTTAGTCCTTCTGTCATATCTGTATTAATTTTTAGAGCAGGTTGACAGCTAGAAGGCTTAATCTGGTGTCTTTTTAAGTTATGATGGCTTTCAACAAGTATACTATGTAGGCTTCCCCATCCTTGAAGGATGTGCTTTCTCACCAGAGAGTTGTGACTGTGATTTCTACTGCCACAAGTAATCCCCTGGATGAGTACAAATTGTAAAATCAACAGTTTTGCTGTACGATGAAAATATTCTTTGGTAATCAATGGAAGAAACATCCTCTCCCAATGAATTGGAACTTATGCTCTTGATGGTTCTCAGCCTTTTCTATAATGTAATAAATGCACTGGGAGATattttaggagacatggtggtgttgggttgacggttggacttcatgatcctagcagtcttttccaacctctatgattctatattatTTCAAGCTACGAGTAAAGGTTTAGTTGTCAAAGTGTGCTTGCATTAGAGCGGCACACAGATTTTTCTGCTCTCCCAAAGACGATGACAAAACCAAAGCTGTGTATGGCAAAATCTGTAACAGGAAATCACCtaactgcagcaggagctgtgtATCCAAAATACACGACCGTTACACTCAGCTCAGGGATCTCTCTGTCGTGCTGTAGAAGGCACCAGATTCTGCAGAATCTCAGATCGGGCTTTGTCAAGGCATCCAGTTAAAGATTTGTGAGTATTAGATGACAATCAAAATTTCACATACTTGGATATGGTGAAGTTGGAGTTTGTGAATTAGTATCATTGATTCATGTCAGTAAAACAAATCCAGACAAGACAGTTTCCTTCCAAGTTGTGGGGTATAGCCCATAAGTACCACACAAACCTACGCTGAAGTGGCAGTAAAACATGAAGGATTTAGTGGTGCCTTCTACAGCAGGACAGACTGATGCACTCAagctttattttactgaaatagcacatctggttttgttcttgtCTCCTTTCTCCCAGGGTGAATTTGTAGAAGATGGGACTGAAACTCACTTCAGTGTTGGTGACCACAGCTGTTGCATTAAGGCTGTCAGTAGTGGAAAACGAAAGGAGGGAATTATTCATACCCTTATTGTGGATGACAGAGAAATTCCAGAGGCTGTGGAGTAGCCTCTAGTTAACTGATTACTGTAGGACTGAGATTGGGAATTTTCAATTACTGtggtaattattttaatatgtacTACTTGGTACATCTCGTTTGTGCTGGGTTTATTTTAGTTTCTGTAtatgaaattattctttttgagGACCAGATGGAAATAATCATATACAAGCTCTTACAttaccagtttttaaaaaaactatataaaaatatatattatatcaCCAAATGCAGAGAGCACAGGTGAATTTAAGTAGAAATTATATACTAGAAAAGAAATCTCACTGTAATAAAATGCAATATAAATATTCAGTAAGAGTGAATCCGTATAAACTGTGGGTGTAtgtggagggaggagggagcatgTGCTGGGCATTGGAGTAAGCTGTTACAATTTTCTCAGTAGTTATTGTTTATATGAAATGACTACCAAAGTTTTTCAGATGCGGTTACAGAAGAGTTACAAACTTAATAAAAAAGGTTATTAATGAAATACGTCATTACCAGTACTTGTGTAACAGTATTAAAATAATACCATGCTATGAAAACCATTCTTTATTCCGAGTAGGAGAGATGTTAGTTACACTGtgccaacaaaaaaaatgttcaggttTTCTAAAAACTGATGCTTCATAGAAATTGTTGCAGTAGTTCAGAAACTCTGGGCTGagttttttcaaaaaagaaaacagaaataaaaaatcctcCAAGGAAACTCCTTTAAAAATGATACTTCCTGAAGCAAGCAGAAATAAGGTTATTCAGTGCTGCCTAATGAACCTTAACTCCacagctgtgtgttttcttggCAGTAGCAAGTGAATcaagaaacatgagaaaaaatgaGACAAATAGA
Proteins encoded in this window:
- the FAIM gene encoding fas apoptotic inhibitory molecule 1 isoform X2, with the protein product MARDGPPAKGTRPGAATGTREGEGAGYRSRYSHLEKMTDLVAVWEVALSDGVHKIEFEHGTTSGKRVVYVDGKEEIRKEWMFKLVGKETFTVGAAKTKASINIDAVSGFAYEYTLEINGKSLKKYMENRSKTTNTWVLSLGGTDYRVVLEKDTMDVWCNGQKMETAGEFVEDGTETHFSVGDHSCCIKAVSSGKRKEGIIHTLIVDDREIPEAVE
- the FAIM gene encoding fas apoptotic inhibitory molecule 1 isoform X1, which encodes MHRNTPCLAAAVCWGSEPSQKLASSAFTRSRYSHLEKMTDLVAVWEVALSDGVHKIEFEHGTTSGKRVVYVDGKEEIRKEWMFKLVGKETFTVGAAKTKASINIDAVSGFAYEYTLEINGKSLKKYMENRSKTTNTWVLSLGGTDYRVVLEKDTMDVWCNGQKMETAGEFVEDGTETHFSVGDHSCCIKAVSSGKRKEGIIHTLIVDDREIPEAVE
- the FAIM gene encoding fas apoptotic inhibitory molecule 1 isoform X3 yields the protein MTDLVAVWEVALSDGVHKIEFEHGTTSGKRVVYVDGKEEIRKEWMFKLVGKETFTVGAAKTKASINIDAVSGFAYEYTLEINGKSLKKYMENRSKTTNTWVLSLGGTDYRVVLEKDTMDVWCNGQKMETAGEFVEDGTETHFSVGDHSCCIKAVSSGKRKEGIIHTLIVDDREIPEAVE